The segment tttaaaaatgtgcgcGACATTTACATATAAAGTGAATTTTTAGATTctataaacaaacatacatacttTCTTTACAATTTTAGTAGCTATCGTATCAGAAAAAATCagttaattaatatttacatttgttttacattttataaataaaaaaaaactaaaacatatgaactccacttatcttatttataAGGAACCTATAATACAggctaaaaacgcaaaatacctaggtgttataataaatgataaaCTGTCATGGCATTCCCATATtgaagaaactatcaaaaaatctaacaaaacattagggtttattaaaagaaatttctataagcaaataagaacataaaactaaaatgctatttaaccttggttaggcttatttaaaaaaaaaatctttctttgtTGACATATTGTTAACataatctcccttacatttatgtatgtttttagaagtaatgcatttttttaatgaaaaaatcgtttgcataattaattctgaaaacaaaacagtttgCTTTTTGTAGCCTATGCTAGCCTGTGATCTAGATCCAGACCTTAGTAAAGaactaatttaaatataattaaaactttgcaAGCTACAACGTAAGGTGAAAATGAAAActtatttttcatatctcttctagtttttgatatCTGAGTGTGACGTACGGACAGAATACACAAAATTAAAAGCGGCTTTTCACAACATAACGGGGGGCACTAAAGAGAAGCGCTCTTCCCTTCTTCCGAATGATGACCAAACgagatctaataataatgtgGTTTCATTATTGGAGAGGAAGTGACGCCTTAGCAGCAGAAAGCGTCAAAATGTCGGGAGAAGGTGGATTTTGGAATGCTCCGAAAGTGGTCTATAGTAAACAAACTCATGATTTGCTTAAAGGTAAAATTATTCATTAATTTAATGCATTTTTGTCTAGTAAAGTGTTAAATTGAaacataataaattaaaattttattaaaatatatatagattctaatatttatataataaaaaagataataatcaTCTGAAATCATCATAATAAGTAAGACTAAAGTTATAATAAAGACAAGTCTGACAAGTAGGAGGCTACTATACTTAGTTTTATAATAGAATATTACACAActagtctactagatctagatctaaatctgtctactagatctagatctaaatctgtctactagatctaaatttaaatctagaaatacaattataatagatctaatcaatTCTAATCttcatctaagtctagatcatgCTAGATCACTAGATGTATAAGTTTCAAGTTAAATAGtcttattatagatctatagtctataggcctactatactatgactatattatatatctatagtACTATAGTCAGAGTTAAAGTCTATACTAACTAATTCTATATTAGTATTGAATCAAGAAATATTCTTTCATTGATTGTAAGTATTAGATTATTATAGAATGTAGTTTTGTAGTTGTCCTAGCTTTAGCCATAGGCCTTAGGCTAACTCCCCAAACTTTGGCAtaggccactcttcttgcttcagaTCTCGAGACTCCGAAACTCACAGCTTCACACCATGAGGAACGATCAAGAGCTAGTGCTTCTCAGCTGTGAAAGTcaatatcgcattccttgatgGATTTTTCCAGCTCTTGAAAGTGTCTTTATaatagcgcttgtattgacctccctgggagcgctttcctgtaCACAACTCCCTGTACAGAAGTCGTTGGGGAAGGCGATTGTGTGGCATGCTGACtacatgtcctgcccatcgaagttgggacgTTTTCACTGTCACATTGATAATGTTCATGTTGGACAACtctaagatttctgtgtctggtatatGGTCAGACCAACACACCTTATGGATACTTCTTAGACAGTGTAGTTGGAAGGAGTTTAACTTTTTGATGTGGAGGGAATAtagggtccaggactctgatgcatataagAGAGATGGgagaactacagcactgtagactttcagttttgtggatatgctgatTCCTCTCCATTGCCACACTTGtccttgaagtctgccaaaagcagcactggtACATGCAATACAGAAGTCTACCTCATCTAGGTTGGCGTTTGCTGATATAGTGCTTCCTAGATAgacaaactttatatatatataaatatatattagtattaaatatattaaatatatattagaaGATCTAGCAAATCTATACAGACTTATATAGTAGGCAGTAGGCTATGCTGTTGTTATAGTTCTAGACCTAGTATACTAATAGAATATAGGCCATAGGCCTACTGACCTAGTtgctatataataatataggcCTAGCCAATACTTATAGAACTACTACACTATAAATCTAAGAAATTATTATACATTAGGATcaaatctatatatctatttagcTCTATATttcatctatatatatacattagatCTTGTAGACATTCTAGTAAATTAAGATATATGTCTTAACTAATATAGAATCTTGTTTTAGATGGCTCTGACCACAAAGGCTATTCtttacagcaaaaaaaaaaaattgtcactatcaaattaaatacattctttttgaaaattgaataactagattaacacaggATGTTGGCCTGGTCATGCAGTATGTGCATCAGTGGTCTCAAATGAATGTGCAGTTATAATATTCTGtttttgaaggaatgtctgtaaAGGGGTGAGGCTGACCTGTCCAGTTCATCATAGGTCTATGTGACCAAAGTCATATACCTAGCCTCTACATATATCTTGCAAGATGAAGACAAGCTTGGTAGaaagcattacatttttattatataagatttttattaataaaatacaaccttttatttgttttggtttatGAACATATATGTGCAAAATCAAAGTCTATTAACAAGAGtcaaattgatttttgtgttaacaaaacgtttatttttcttgatttaaatatttcattgtatTTGACAGATATGATGAGGGAATCAAAACTAACTACCTTCCAACAGAGGCAATTACAGCAAACTTTAAGAggtcaattttgttttcaactcATTTTTTAGTAGATCATTATTAGAGCAAATAAAGATATGTAAGTGATAGTGATTAAAGACAGTGAAAAGAATGTTATGTCATTGAACTATTAACTTTCATTCAGATGGAGGTAATCTCCCCTCAACAGTTCCTCCTACAACATCAAAAATCAACCCAACTAAGCAGAAGCAGGTGTCTCCTTTACCCAAAGTTTTGAACCCAAAGTGAGTCCATTGGTCTTTACATTTCAATAGAATTGTTTTGTTATATGTTTAATGAATATTGTTATtgcttttaaattaattttatacaCAGTGGTCCCAATGAGATAATAAAACATATTCATAGGATACTATCACTGTCTAGCTTTTTTCTTGCGTTACAATGTAGCAATAATACTTTTTAACCTTTTTCTTAGAACATAAAGAAATACAACTATACATCTTTTTAATGTGAAGATTGATTTTTATCCTTGATTTTTGCTTTATGCTGAGGAATATATTGACAAATGTAAAGCAAAGATgacatttcattgttttttgttttttttatttaaatttttaaaactctgTTTTAGGGTCTACTCTGGTGGTGTAAGATCTAAAAACACTATGGAAGCTATGGGGGCCTTTGAGAAACCTGAATATGTACCTGTCAAAGGAGGTTAGTTGCTAAATATTAAccctattttcttttttttaataggtaaAACAGAAATTATATaacaaattttttaattattatttttaaatgtttactaaTAAGGCTACTGACATTCATtcatcaatatatatttttatctctaTTAATGAATAACTTTTCAGTAACTTATCAGCCaatatctattatatattttacaaaaacaaataaataaaattttaaagttatttattgaACAATTTGATTTAAACACAAACACTTGAAGTatttttcattgattttttgTGTTTTAGTTACAAGATCTGTGCGAGAAAAAGAAAGACTTGCAAATATTATGGCATTTGGTGAGGATAAGCCAAAGGTAGCTTCTCGAAAGGTTATAGTGGATATGGAATCACCTCCTCCACCTCCTGATAGGTTTGAAGAATGTGAGTAAAGTTTTATGGAGCATTCCAAGCAAACCTTACAAATTTCTTTATCAGTTTGCTAAATACTTTAATGTTTCCTTATCTTTATCATCTCACCTTTGACATGTGGCTAGAGGGTTCAAAGTTCTTAGATCTTCTTGGCCAGAGACAATCTGTATTAGATTGTACAATGCTTGGTTGTCTGGTTCACACTCCAGACTGTTATCACGATAGTCCTTATTTCAAACCCAGCCCGCTGTCCTGATTTCAAACCCAGCCCGCTGTCCTGATTTCAAACCCAGCCCGCTGTCCTGATTTCGAACCCAGCCCACTGTCCTGATTTCAAACTCAGCCCGCTGTCCTGATTTCAAACCCAGCCCGCTGTCCTGATTTCAAACCCAGCCTGCTGTCCTgatttcaaaccctgcccactgtcCTGATTTCAAACCCAGCCCGCTGTCCTgatttcaaaccctgcccactgtcCTGATTTCAAACCTTGCCCACTTTCCTgatttcaaaccctgcccactgtcCTGATTTCAAACCCAGCCCACTGTCCTGATTTCAAACCCAGTCGGCAGTCCTTATTTCAAACCCAGCCCTCAGTCCTGATTTCAAACCCAGCCCGCTGACCCCATTTCAAACCCAGCCCACTGTCCTGATTTCAAACCCAGCCCGCTGTCATCTTCTGAAGGAAGTCTGGGCAAGGATcctcatttctgaaggaacatcctagatgtataaaacaaaacaagtggCATACTTGTTGTGTTCATTTTGTCTAACTAGCTTTTTTGGGTAATAAGTGCTCCCTCTATCATATCATTTTTTCTTTGAAGTCTATTGAGCATTATTCTTAGTTTTTTCCCTGGTCTGTGGCTTATAAATACAATTAGAAATAAGTTATTTAAAGGAGAGATAGATGCTGAAGCAGACTACGTTATGTGTATATGTCCCTAATTGATGTTAGTAGTGCAATTCGGATTGACTTTGCCTTCACATTCTTCATCTTTCCTTTTAGTATGGTATAAATAAAAGTACCCAAGTGGGCCTGCAGGCAACGTTTTTCCCTATTAATGAaacttttataatttaaaaaaaaaattaactaaaaaaaagtttcaatcaTTTTTAAACAATCCCATTTTGTCTAAAAATctatgacaaaaacaaaaaaaaagaaaacaattagccattaagaaaacaatgaaaaaaaaaattatccattAGACTATATTGGTAATTTAAATCTATTACTTTTGtgaatttgtaattttttattgcATTACAGTTTAGTGTCATACACATTCTATATatttatgtgaaaaaaattccatagaagagcaaaaaaaaaaaaagatttaacttCATAAGGTACATCTAATTAgcattatacattttttattccatttaATATtactaagcaaaaaaaaaggtcaataaaGAGTTTTTAATTATAGAATGTGGAGAAAACTCAAATCAGATAATGAGATTCAATGGCACCACTTGGACTGTCACATTCTGCTAAGCTCATGTAATCAGATCAACACCACTCCTAACTAACTTAACCCAGAATGCAATATAATCAATAACTCATTATTTAAAGATTCTTCTTACAATTATTACTAAGTAGAAGAAATATTGGGAAATAGattcaaattttctttttttaaacatataatttGATAAGGATAAGATTTATTGTTAAAATAAGCCATATGATGGAGTCCAGACTTAGTAGTTGGTCCTATGTTGAAGAAAGTGACCAAATAACCTTATTGATTTTTCTGTTTCTGTAATGGATCAATCATTTTAACTCTAGGCTTACTGTTAtaagtttgactgttataactCAATAGTAATGACATTCTGCCAGCTTTAGCTAGCAATGTTTTgtcatatatttttattcagcacacacattatttaaaagctttgagaaagaaaaaaaaagaagactaaTGTGTCCACTATTTTTATCTGTTCTCTAgtacaaaatgaaattgaagATCGACAAAGGTTTCTCCAAGAGATGGTGGCTATTGGTAAAGGTGATAAGTACAGACCTATCATTGCTACAGAGATATCACAGGTAAGCATCATACCAGAAACATTAGCAACTAAGACAGttttgaagcaaaaaaaaatcaaccattGCAGTTAATTACTAAATTACTCACCAAAAGAAAatacatactttttaaaatcgTATAATTCAAAAGagagaaaattatattcttggaATGAAAATGTTATGCTATAATTTGCAGTAACTATTCCATTCTTCATACaattagcttttttaaaaaataaatattgtactttattataaatatatttatatttttaaaattctgtcaGTTGGTGAGAGAAATGGAACTGATAGATAAGAAGAGATCAGGGGAACTACAGAAATTACTGGAGCtggaagaaaaacaaagaaacatatCATCCCAAGGATTATCTTAATCACTCTTATTCAGTctaaatttgtatatatttacataatttATATAACAATCTGTGTTCAAAGACAggtataacaatttttttttttcaatttaatgtccaggaacttttttttctatttaaataccACTTTGTTAAATGAGCAATGGTAGCCAGCCAGGTGTGCATGAAAGTTGGAGAAACTGATGAGTTTTACGTGAGAAAGTATTAGATGGATTCCCATAAATCTGATCTAAATTTActgtaaattaaaattaagaaaagCATAATTCCAGTAATTCTTTAATTATGAAACCATCAAGCCGTTTATTGTCTGTAATATGGAACATCTAATACAAAGTTTCAGAATTGAAACCCATAACTGTTGCTTAGATGTTTTCACTGTTTTATGTATGTCAAAAACACTGATTTGTATCAAATTTCAAATCAACACATAAATAAGGAACTGAAGGCATCATGAAtgtgtgtaaatatattttatttacaacaacCAGAACATTAATTGTAAATTCTTAAAATAACGAGTAATCATCATATAGATACAGACTTATGATACATCACTTTTTAGTAGCAATTTAAGCCATTACTGATTCACTTTTATATGTGTTCAAggcacaagaaacaaaaatgcttagttgattctttttttttttaaattataataaataatttttatgtaaaatctttttttatttatttttttaattcaacaaAGGCACTTTGAatgaatattaatattttacatgactttttaaatgaaatttgtaTTGAATGAAGAATTGTTACATTGAAAAAAATTCCTTAAGTGGCAAGAGCAAATGGCAGTTTGTTGgtaagacaaaaaagaaaaaatgcatAGAAAAATCAATGATGATATCTGGCTtcctaaagtaaaaaaaaacaaacaaaaaacatctaAATGAGACTAAGTGAACAATAATTTCATTGCCATagcttaaaatgtaaaattatctAAGGAAAAAGTTGATGattctaaaaatttaaattgagACATAGCCTTCTGTTATGTAGCTAAGTCTGTGTTAATACTAAATATATTGCGCTTAAATTCAAAACAACTGGaacacaaattaaattatttcaaaattgacatgtgtttattgtaaataaatagaaaaaaagaacactTCATTATTagtgtttaattttgtttttattcctaTTATAAagaattagttgttgttttttttcttgagtttattGATGCTAGTTGTGTTTTATTAGATCAGATAGTAGACAACTGTAGATATCTCCAtacaaaagtttgagaaacaaaaCCAAATTAGCTTAGCAATGGAATTCAAAGCTTAGCAATGGAATTCAAAATAAGATTACTGTAACAGTCTAGTCTAACTCAGCATAGCATAATTTCAAATACCACAAGCAGATTGCTACAGAACTAACTGTGACTCCTTTACAGAAACAAACCAGCACCATTTATAACAATACAAATGGAAGCTATGTTTATGGCACTTCAGCACTATGTGATTCAAGAGACAGTCAGTTTTATGCTAACAATGGCAGTCAAACAATGTAAATTCATGCCACATTGTCACAGAGGAAGTTGCATATCTAGCTAGCCTAGATAGCAAAGAAATACCAAATGAATTgcacaaaacaaaattacatttattacaataaataaaaaaaaattatttcataaatACAAATTAGAATTAGATAAGAATTTAATACTGCTACATCACAGACAAATACCACAAACACACTCAGCACCTGCTCCAATACAAACATATCTTTAGTTTGCATTCTTATATCACATTAATTCAATAACAGTAACAAAAACTATGATATTTTATCAAAATTAGTGGGACTACAATTTATGCTACTATTTACAAGTAGAGAAACAGAAAGCTTAGCTCTTCCTCTGATGATCAAGTTAGGTAACTCTATTAGCATTTATAATACATCTGCTAACTATTATGAAAGTGAAAGCCCAGTTAACTGTTTAAAGCATGTTGAAGtggaaaaaaatacaacaatatagaatcaaaaaacataaacaatgttGTTTATATTACAAATGCtataaaatgtttgacaaagtgaattttttttgtactaacATTTACAATTATGACAATAAACAATTTcacctggtaaaaaaaaaatcactatatACACTAAAGTGTTTAGTAAAATTGAGTTTATAGCACCACAAATTATGAAGCCAAGAATTATGTAGCCACAGTATTTATTTTACAGGTTTAATttgctttaaaaacaaacttcttTCCCAATCTTTTGTTACATCAAACTATGCATGAAATGCTCAATGTGAACTCTTTGACAATGCATGGTAGATAGCAATCCAGTTCAAAACTGATGTCTTTAGAGCGGTTAATGATGTCATAAGATCGGGCAGATTTCTGAAGGTATGAATACAGTTAGTGCAATCACTATGTATGATGCAGTAACCAGACATCATGTTGAATATATTACAAGTAATCATTTAGTTACCATAGTTTTATGGCCAAgagatctttttaaaaacataagttAATAGTATAAAATCTACACAAATTATTATGAATTTACATTGAAACTAgactaatatatacatcaaggTGTCTGCAGACACACCTGGCAATATTAGCAGACTATACTAAAAGCTAAGTACAACCATAACTGTTTTATAAGAACATTATAAACTTAAACATTCATTTCTCGAATGCAAATGATTTTCAGATACATGAATTCTGTAGGCAATAGTTCATAATGAAGAGCCAATAGATGTTTTAGCTCAACTTAGAATTGAAACCTTAAGATCCTTTTAGACTAGAACCAAACTGTACATCACAGTTCAGTCTAACGAAATGTTTCCAACCATTCAGTTTATTTTTGGATCACTTTACATTAAACCAAAAGAACAATCTTGtcatctttagttttgaaacacATGAAGATCATAGTTCAGTTTGATATAGAACTAAATAGAGACCTCAGTATAGTTTTAGCACACTTTGAAACTCCATTAATTAACCCAATGAGACATTTaatcacaaaagaaaaaaaaataaaggtatgaaaaatgaactaaaaaaaaaaatataaaggaaTGAACAATAAACTAAAACTGAAAATGTTGGTCTTTAGctctttaaaagttaaaaaaaaacaacatggttaaaaaaaaaaaaagatgaactaAGAAACTTGGAACACACTTTAACAACTGTATGACAACAAAGTAGAGGACAAAGTTCACAATAAAGTTTATTGTCCTAAATCTAGACTTATTCTTTAGAGTAAATAAGGAATGTATTCATTTGGTCTACACTCAACATTGAGAAAATCAATGACCTCAAATGCTGTaaagtagtttaaaaaaacatttaaaattagaagaaataaaaggTCAGTGAGGAACATATTGGAATGACTTCATTAATAGAGGCctatttttagaaataacaaaaactaTTTCTGGTTTGTAAGGTATTCAACAAGCAAAACGtatatctctcaaaagattttatTATGCAGATATTTAAAAACTTAATGCATGAATGTTATAAAGTTTGTAAAGTTTAGCAAAAAGTCTCTAAAAATTCTTATAATGAAAAGAGGTTAGTTTTttgaatgacaattttttttttttaaactagattagacctaaacaaaagaaagtagggtataaataaataataagcaCACCTAAATGCTTAAGCAACAAGggtatggggaaaaaaaaagattttcccaATTTTTTTAGGTTTTAAAAGTACTTGATTCTTGTCAAACTATGTATTGCACAACTGAATACCTTATTTAAAGCTTTTCTACAATTTCAATTGTATCATACACATTggtgttgaaaaaaattataaataaaatgtattctatttatttatatttataattagtaAATAAGCAACAAAAGGACACAAAACTCTGAGTATGCATCAGGTCAATCAAGTCATTGGTTGTTGCTAATCTGAACTAAAAGAGTATAAGCAATCAAGTGTAAAATATGGATCTTGCAACTTTTTTCCCTTTCATAGCTCTTGTCATGCCAGTTTGATCTTTCAATAAACCTAAGGGAATACAACATACAATCAATTATCTTTCAataaacctaatgaaatacaacataaaataaatggcTTTGACAATAAAAAGTCTAACACTTTGTGTGGTAGAAAAGTGGACACCCTGGTAAAAATGATTTTCAGAGCCCTTAAAAATGGTACTGTTATGTGTTTAGACATTAATGCACACATAATGACCTACAAGTGAATAACATAACACCTAAGCacataacaataacaaaacaagaaattttatctcatattttttttactaatcacATCTGTCACTTAACTTTCTAGCACATGTGTAAGGCAAAAGCAATAAACATAATTGAAGATTACTTCACAATAGGTTTCATGTTGAACATTAATTAGTTCTGTTCTTAATTttaagatctaatttttagattagataattggaaacaaaataacaaacagACATATATTTAGTAACAatgtcaaaatttaaaaaaaaagatccaatTTCTTTACAGAGGACCAAAGAATCTAGACTAAATACCTCTGACCCAAGAATCTAGACTAAATAAGTCTTATCAAACTAATCAAAGTATCTGATAATGATGCAAGCATAAAACAAACTATAGTACCTTTTCCTTCAAGAACTGTTTTGATTTGTCTATCTTCTTCCTCATACCTGTGAATTCACAACATTCAAAACTCAAAAACCATTTTCATGTCATGAAAgtaatacttttatttcaacatttttacaaattgatTATTATATACAGCATAGTATTTTCTTCTATTGGTACTTTTTAGATTTAATTTGTCACTGACAGAACACACTAGTtttacaatacttttttttttttttacaaacaaattctGGAAGTTAAGGGTCTtgcttttaaaagatttttttcacaTATAAGTGattctttgttttatgtaaactgttaaagatttttttacattaatttttgtaAGTTTTTGTTTACTATATTCAGAGAATATTTTGTacttaatatattgttataaccctattggcggagcgatagggttaactgtagGTTCAGCTGACACACGTGAACTCAGGCAAATCACTCAGGTCAATAGCTGGCGATGGACAAAGGACAGTACTCTAGTACACACAAATATGACCCGTGTTATAGTCATGTGATCGAAATCCTTCACggacgagagacagtgtgtaagaaagagacagttcaagacaggacagcgaGGAAACTGAGACTGTGAGTCGGCCATGAAGTtggtcctggtgcagtcctcaAGTGAAACGTatgagtccaggaagagacagtagagtttagtatgGTTATGTGCAGTGTAGaatttttagttgttgatgtgttgtgttatcAACACAAGTTCTTGATAATGTTgtgtgttgagcagtgtttacagaaggcctggtaGAGAAGATCATAACAATATGATAATATATGcaaatatcaataaaaatattgagCCTATCCCAGTGATAAGAATGTAGATCAAGAAAAAAGCCAACAACAAAACACCTAAACAATGTGTTTGTCTCTAACACATTTATGAATGCTCTGAATGTTTTGAATCTGAATGTCTGACTGTACCTCAGTCTGTCTTCATCAATGCTGTCCACAATAACATTTCTCTGCTCTACAAGCTCAACTTTACGTTGGATCAAAtactcttcctctttcttttccTCGGGTGACTTCAAGTGCTCTATGGAACATGAAAGTACAAATTCAGTTCAAGCATTCCACAGAAATGTTAAAATTtgctaaatatttcatttatttttatagtttttcaaGTAAGATGTAATAGTGACTTAAGAAATATAGTTTATTGCACATTAGGTTTCATGTTGGCCATTATttacttcttttcttttttgtgttaTAAGATTTACTTTTTCAATTCCATATCTTTACAAAGGACCAAAGAATCAAGACTAAATATCTGTGAACCAAGAATCTACACTAAATATCAGTTTCTGATAACGGGGCTGAACCGTTTGGCTAGGGCTTGGTTACCTAACTAAGAGGCTCTAGTTCAAAGcccgacttgagcagagttgtgtttactgaccGCATAAGGATGCATGGAAACTCCCAAATATCCCCTCCCCactactggtccacaaaaaagATTGGACCACAGCACTCTGAGAAAAATGCACTACACAattgctatttaaaaaagaaatgagaatAAAGTAGATGAAACAAGATTTAAAGTGTTAACTCATAGCATTTCCAGTTGCTCTAAAGAGTTCACAGCATGACAAAGGTTTATGgtttaaatcaatgttttaGGTAATTtctaagaaatttaaaaacttcACCATCATAGCTTAAGTAAGTCCCAAACAACTGCCTGCATGCCATATCAAGCTTGTGATGGGATACTATCTGATCCCTCAAAATTTCTACCCAAGTGCATACAACAAACTTGACAAATTTTGATACAGCTAATGATGCATATTGGAAATATATATGGCCTCTTTTTGGCCACCACTGGTTGATATTAAGGCCATGACATAATAGGCCATTAAGAtaggaaaaataataaagacAACCCAATTGCATTGTTTTGGTAACAATGAAAATTTACATGTACTGACTTCTAT is part of the Biomphalaria glabrata chromosome 2, xgBioGlab47.1, whole genome shotgun sequence genome and harbors:
- the LOC106054480 gene encoding UPF0193 protein EVG1-like encodes the protein MWFHYWRGSDALAAESVKMSGEGGFWNAPKVVYSKQTHDLLKDMMRESKLTTFQQRQLQQTLRDGGNLPSTVPPTTSKINPTKQKQVSPLPKVLNPKVYSGGVRSKNTMEAMGAFEKPEYVPVKGVTRSVREKERLANIMAFGEDKPKVASRKVIVDMESPPPPPDRFEELQNEIEDRQRFLQEMVAIGKGDKYRPIIATEISQLVREMELIDKKRSGELQKLLELEEKQRNISSQGLS